Within the Streptomyces sp. NBC_00353 genome, the region TCATGGCACTCCTCCGCCGGGAGGGTACCGCGCGGTCGGCGGAGTCTTGATGCCACCCTGACCGCCGCCTCAACTCCTGGCGAAACCGCGAACTTGCGCGAGAGAACCGCACCGAACTGGAAGCCTTCGACACCGTGGGGGAGTGGTGACCGTGGAACGGTTGCTCACGCGTCCGTATTCGTCGCGTAAGTCTGCTCAGCACTGCGAAGCTGCCCGGTCGCAGGGTCGCGGTATCGAGCCTGCCAAGGACCGGACTTGAGTTGCCGGACCGAACCAAAGCGCCGACGGTTGCCCTTCCTGTTGGCCATCAGACGGCCCTCCGAAGGCCGGCCGAGCGAGGAGTGACCGGCTCAAAGGTGTGGGCGTCGATGAAGGCGGTGACGGCTCTCTCGGGGATGCGGATGTGTCGGCCTGGCCCCCTCGGACCAGCCAGGTCTGCGGGGCGACGGCCCGGACGGGCTGGGGCTCACATCTCAAATCGGTTCAGGCGAAGGGCATTTAGCCAGTCCCCGTTAGGCTCCCTCAGCCTCGGCACGCGCCGGGGCTTCTTGTGCGGGGTGCTCCCAGGCGGGGCACCGGGGGGTGGGCGAATGATGAATGCTTCTGCGGTCGGAAGACGGGTCGTTGCGGCGGCGGGTGTCGTGTCGGTGCTGGCGCTGACCGGCGCGTGCGTTGCGGACAGCGGGGACGATGCTGGGGGACGTAAGAAGTCTGCGACCGCCGGGTCCGCCTTGCCTGCGAGCTCGGCGCCGCAGCAGGCATCCGGATCGCTTGCCTCCGCGGCCGGGAAGGGGCTCGACCAGAAGGGCCTCGACCGCCTGGCGCTGACCGCGCACGACGTCCCCGGCTATACCGTCGACACCGTCACGGGCAAGGGCAGCCCGGTGGACCACGACGTGCTCGCGACCTACCGCGCCGTCACGCCCGCGCTTTGCCGACCTGTCTACGCGGCCGCACAGCTGGGCAGCCTGCACGACTTCACGGCCCAGGTCAGCCAGGACGTCGTGTCCGCCTCCGACGATCTCGGGCAGCACGCGAGTGTCGACCTGACGTCCTACACCCTTGCCGACGCCCGAACGGTGATGACCGAACTGCGCGCAGCGCTTCCGAAGTGCGCCACCGCCGAGATGCGCCCGTCCGCTGCCCACCCCGGTGCTGGGCTGGGGTATTCCGGTACCCGGTCCCGGTCCGTTTCCGGTTTCGGCGACGAGACACTCGCTTTCGACGCCACCCAGTTCGTCGATGGCGGGGGACCCAGCATCCCCGTCACCGTCCTGGTCGTCCGCCAGGACTCCACCATTGCCACCTTCCTGTCCCTCGACCCCTTCCAGCCCTCCATTCCCCAGGACATCGTCGACGCGCAGCTGAAGAAGCTCGCCTGACCTCGTCGGGCGGGGGGATGACGTACGCACCGCGGTTCACAGCACACCTTCGGCCAGGGGATCCGGCCTCCACGCAGCTGTAATGGCACGGGTGTGGCACGACCCCGGATACGACGAAGGGCCGGCCCGGGAGGAAACCTCTCCTGAGCTGCCCCTTCTCTCTGTGCCCCCGGCAGGATTCGAACCTGCGACACCCGCTTCAGGAGTTCGATCAACCGGGAGCTACTGCATGTTGTGGTGAAGAGTGCGGTGGCGTTGCGGACTGCTGGGAATCGTGGAGGTACGCCGTCGTTGATGTCAGCTGTGGATGTCAGGCAGTCCGGGGCACGATGCTCACCGCGCGGTAGTCGTACCCGTCCTGCTTGAAGCCAGGGGCTTCCCATGTGAGGTCGACCTGCTGTCCGGCCGACAGCGTGCGGAAGCCGGTCGCCTGGATGTCGGCGTAGTGGCCGAAGCAGCCGCCGGGGGTCTCGGGGGAGTCGAGAACGCCCCACCCCTGCTCGTCGTCCCACTCGCGGACAGTCGCAGTCACCATGGAGGGAAGCCTACGGCTTCCACCACGCAGACGCGCCTGGCGCATAAGCCTGGGAATCACCGCGCTTCTGACGGCCATTGACCATCCGAACAGCAGCAGCGGGCGCCAAGAGATGTCCTGGGGCTCGCCCCTGACACCCGCTGTTGACCGTGGTTTACCGGCTTGACGGGCACGGATCGGGCACGCCGGTGAGCACCGCTTTAGGAGCGAGGCGGGGCGATCACATGCGTGACCTGCGGATTCCGTACCCGTGGGCAGAGTCCGGCCGAGGTCACCCCTGGGGACCCCGGTTCCCCGTGAGTCTCCGTCCGTTCTGGCACGCGAGTGGCACGGCCACAGGACCGTTCCTTGGGCTCCCGCGATGCGAACTGCGGGCGGTGCGGTCGCTGAGGGCTGCTCGGCTGACCATGATCGGCTCGTAGACAGCACGGTCAAGATCCGGCAGGATCGGCGGATGTTGAGGTGGGAACGGCCGGTGGTGGTCGCCGTATGCGGGTCCCCGGGGGCCGGAAAGACCACCGTTGCCTGCGCAACGGCGCGTCGCCTCGGTGTGCCGTTCCTGACCCGGGATGAGATCAAGGTCGGTCTCGGGCTGTCCTCCGCCTCCGTCGGCAAGGGCGGCGGTGTTCAGCTCAACCCGGACTTCCACATCGCCGGCGGTCCTGTGAGCCTCCGCGCTGAGGCCGTGATGGTCAACGCAGCCCGGCTCTTCGCCTCCTCAGGGGTGAGCTTCGTCGTGGAGTCCTCCGTGTTGTCGCACAAGCTGCTGGATGCGCTACTCGCATCTGACGCCCGAGTGCTCGCTGTTCACGTCGTCGCCCACGAATCGGTCATCGACGAGCGCCTCCGCGCCCGAGCGGCCGAAGGCGGGGCAGTCGACCGACAGCTCTCATCTCAGTTCCAGCGAGGCGAGATGAAGCGGTCGATTTTCGATCCGCCGGGTGGAGTCGATGTCGTCGTTGAAGTCGACACCTCAGATGATGGTGATCCGGACATCGAACCCATCGAGGCAGCCGTCGTCGCCCTGATTCGGTGACCGAACGCCGCTCAAAGGTCCCTAGTTTGGAAGACCTCGTATGCGGACGGGGCCTGACCTGCGGAGACGCTGACCTGCGGCTGAGCTGCCAGGTCCCCGTGGTTCCCCGCTGCGTTCCTTTGGTTCGGGCACGCGGCGGGCAGGCTTACATCAGCTTGTTGATCAGGGGCGTGAGGGCTGTGATGACGCCAGCTGCGGCCGTAAGCCCGTCTGTAACGGGGCACCCCGGACAGCTCTCATTTTGACTGTCCGGGCGGTTGTCGCAGGTCAGCGCCCAAACCGGACAGGCGGACAGCTGGGACACTGGTTATCCCTGGTCGAAGCCCATGAGTGGCTTCGATCAACGCGGGTGGCGGGAGCGAAGCCGTGGGAGCACCGACCGTCTGGTGGTCCGTATTCGTGCCGGGGGCTGTTCGGGTACCCGACGTGGCGTGACGGTCCATCGGCACGCCGCTCGGGCAGTCTGGGTGGTGGAGGTGGATCTTTGTGGCGGACGAGGACGCGATGCGCCGAACGCCGGCGGGTGGGGACTCGGTGGGTGGGGCGATCTTGGATGCCTTGTTCACTCAGTCACCGGTGGGGCTGCATGTTCTGGATACGGAGCTGCGGGTTGTGCGGGTCAACGCCGCCGCGTGGGCCATACGCGGTGTGCCGGTCGAAGGCCTGGTCGGGTTGCATTTCACCGAGGCATATGCCGGCCTGTCCGCGCCCGACGAGGTGGAGGCAATGCTCCGCGGTGTGCTGGAAAGCGGTGTGCCCGTGCGCGAGCATCTGGTCCGCAGGCGGTTGGCAGCCGAACAGGGGCGGGAAGGAATCGGGTCGGTGTCGGTGTTCCGCCTGCAGGACCCGCAAGGGACGGTCCTGGGACTGGCTGCCACGGCGGTCGACGTCACGGAACAGGAACAGGCGCGTGCCCGGAAGCGTGTCCTGAATGCCGTGCGCGAGCGTGTGGGCCAGACCCTGGACGTGATCGCCACCTGCCAGGAGCTGGTGGACACCTTGGTGCCCGGCTTTGCCGACATCGCCATGGTGGACATCGTGGATGCCGTGGTACACGGCGAGGAGTCCCCGACCGGGCCACTGGCTGAGGATGTTGCTCTGCGCCGTGCCGCC harbors:
- a CDS encoding AAA family ATPase, yielding MRTAGGAVAEGCSADHDRLVDSTVKIRQDRRMLRWERPVVVAVCGSPGAGKTTVACATARRLGVPFLTRDEIKVGLGLSSASVGKGGGVQLNPDFHIAGGPVSLRAEAVMVNAARLFASSGVSFVVESSVLSHKLLDALLASDARVLAVHVVAHESVIDERLRARAAEGGAVDRQLSSQFQRGEMKRSIFDPPGGVDVVVEVDTSDDGDPDIEPIEAAVVALIR
- a CDS encoding cold shock domain-containing protein, coding for MVTATVREWDDEQGWGVLDSPETPGGCFGHYADIQATGFRTLSAGQQVDLTWEAPGFKQDGYDYRAVSIVPRTA